The following proteins are encoded in a genomic region of Synechococcus sp. CBW1002:
- a CDS encoding YDG domain-containing protein, which translates to MTAKPQFRLWALGLGAGLGLTGLLLGAGRAAAEVKGAAGARSLGTVVNGVRDGSCEAGLCGVSGGTGAGRNLFHRFGAFDTRGGITGVRIESGGYSNVMVGVINSLGSFIDKPVSLSSKGNLFWLSPGGITISGSGGFQNVQHLNLSTATALRIGSGLFDVLGTTPAQAALLSGEPLRGRSGLVTDSASLAALGLSSNGDLSLAGGTLTVDQSLLMDAQGGNVILQAARLLVSGGEIEVAGRDVSISSSELNVSSADGVGGRIAVEGEVVSVRDSRIDSSGATGGGTVVLAAVGDLTLENTDVLATGGDGDGGEVASEPESAGDGAGNDPATIVAAAEEEEASASEAGSDGSETGGTETGGTETGGSETGGSEAAADGASETGLETSDADSTDAPEAGPDVASEGSAASASEPSSEAMPEASSDAAWPSGAVIVAEAGSGDSGPADAGSSDPAPSAPVGVAAAAASTPPPAVADGIPAKAVLADGGRIELKGQRVLISGGMINASGSGSAEGSTDGGSGTVVENSGTSGSWSFAPQTGTTDLNAALAEPPPDAVTVVEAPLLEAAVLEPLASQVSAEDMSTVQAPLVTEDVIASLSNDVSALDVTAVTAEAPAAALLAPSTPLVSPTTPSTTAQVPPASGRGGQVTIAGGTVLQSGAIRASGSSGGSVVLTAAETLMSSAEVRATGSAGNGGVIQLEAGGNVIQSAASVLQASGTELGGSITVSAGRNLFSSGTYEAIGTGEQAQGGSIEISGTTIQLQGASADASGDGGGGSIQVGGGFRGAALPSGAANARSTTVTFSTTLNADATGQGDGGTVIVWSDDTTRFYGSVSAKGGLQGGDGGLLEVSGKELLTFGGTADASAPKGKAGTLLLDPKNIIIDASATPKEGSYLVTDLVDPNPVKYGGFGRDVLVLSGGNILAFDPDDDAVAADAGAVYLFNGQTGALLSTLHGSNPDDQVGNYGAVELSNGNFVVLSPDWDAPSDSGLISAAGAVTWGHGTTGVSGAVSSTNSLVGSNRFDYVGEYGVTPLSNGNYVVNSPFWDAPSDSGLISNAGAVTWGNGATGISGAVSSTNSLVGSNRFDYVGMFGVTPLSNGNYVVNSPYWDAPSDSGLISDAGAVTWGNGSVTGTRTVGVVSSENSLVGSNTFDYVGIGGVTALSNGNYVVNSYFWDAPSDSGLISDAGAVILGLISDAGAVTWGNGSGGTVGEVSAGNSLVGSNTFDSVGTGGVTALSNGNYVVSSPNWNAPSRSGLIFDAGAVTWGNGATGISGAVSSTNSLVGSNEFDYVGEFGVTPLSNGNYVVNSPSWNAPSDSGLISDAGAVTWGNGSVTGTRTAGVVSSENSLVGSLAGDRVGLGGVTALSNGNYVVASHEWNSLTASNVGAVTWGNGSVTGTRTAGVVSSGNSLVGSNTFDYVGIGGVTALSNGNYVVNSYFWDAPSDSGLISDAGAVTWGNGSGGTVGEVSAGNSLVGSNTFDSVGISGVTALSNGNYVVNSYLWDAPSDSGLISDAGAVTWGNGSGGTVGEVNDTNSLVGSTTNDRIGSFGVVEVGTGNYVLISPSWDDPFGSSGLITNAGAVTWGSSSGSTVGAVTAANSLVGSFSFDSVGQGGVTVLSNGNFVVSSPFVDASSTSGLIENAGAVTWGDGSVGLSGPATSLNSLLGTQPYQGYGTVCGEGCESQIIGLDGDRFVVGSPSTDSATAFGVGLLQVAEGNIPSDMLGSDQILTPAQIEAIANSGTDVILQANNDITLTPASDINIDNPEGIGGSLSLQAGRSIVLNSSITTDGSDVSLLANDPLANFEFRDPGEAEVWMGEGTTINAGTGNIDIKLSPSRYGEGESVDADAGNVTLQALSGSTVRIDAQTDAGNIISLNEQISASFTKDDYSVFDSIVLNIGEGSLLNNGGDYVLSVDAEFGARWLVYAAEPSEEVNALPRGFKQYGKVEGDRTPIAAASGNGVIYGNSPIIEISLEGSVSKTYDGTPDSTLEGSSYVVTGILDGDNVDFSLPGSGLFVDLEGQGVKNVGTGINVQVSGLAIVDEEINKVFGYQLASETITGAIGEITPKALTVTLSAQSKEYDGTTTAELASEDYQLTGFVDGEGGDLQSLPTEGQFNSKDVLAATRVSAELTAENYQASEGTSLDNYSVDTSAEGDGSITPKALTVTLSAQSKEYDGTTTAELASEDYQLTGFVDGEGGDLQFLPTEGQFNSKDVLAASRVSAELTAENYQASEGTSLDNYSVDTSADGDGSITPKALTVTLSAQSKEYDGTTTAELASEDYQLTGFVDGEGGDLQSLPTEGQFNSKDVLAATRVSAELTAENYQASEGTSLDNYSVDTSAEGDGSITPKALTVTLSAQSKEYDGTTTAELASEDYQLTGFVDGEGGNLQSLPTEGQFDSKDVLAASRVSAELTAENYQASEGTSLDNYSVDTSAEGDGSITPKALTVTLSAQSKEYDGTTTAELASEDYQLTGFVDGEGGNLQSLPTEGQFDSKDVLAATRVSAELTAENYQASEGTSLDNYSVDTSAEGDGSITPKALTVTLSAQSKEYDGTTTAELASEDYQLTGFVDGEGGDLQSLPTEGQFDSKDVLAASRVSAELTAENYQASEGTSLDNYSVDTSADGDGSITTRPLSTWLGSGGGLWSESTNWDALPTLGNVDSVLIGEGSGSIVFDSSAGFVSLQSLDIGGVLRVEGGSLAVSGATEISESGSFNFLGGAFSTAELLNSGSVRLAAATPGAISLITNTGGDIVADSGLQVATLNLPGGSVSGSGSLNVTDSYSQSGGLISGFDTVAINQTSGELSLSQGQILSPGGSIALNSNSGSLLLENTLLDTSGAADGGLTSLDGRTIDILNSDINTSGENNGGAIDIGLRSLPSNVVVIGSNLIADPPAIGGSLRINGSSIDIRGGSRGTILNVVGLSGGLVQIGSLDTNALNIDGGVTIQLGPTASSAFLTGPRPPATLFNDATIQIIGGTPTPTPTPGPGPTPTPIPAPGPTPTPLPTPTPLPGPGPTPTPIPAPGPTPTPLPTPTPASSQSPNPSPVPVSSSLLDQVLSVQSLIEQPPITDEEVIPSLEASAPLPLGGGGDVTVEQPIRITLETSSFLFTDELAEMPGVLSDALLAESILDLRPDDGPASGEPVTQELLAALPFDTVFQVDLEADLTSIDLEGDDWLARADLETDAFSRSLLEAQALRSADVVTSTLDLLNGLGSPLQLAVLPMTSAEAIQAFQMGEQRSSDDTAEKLALTGGRRVTPLTTEEVQSVLQRVQRASNYAPYKLGALRMSFSSDAAAGSLNGEGFLDITLVPAEGEVVGRRVMVDTGQFGERLRQWYGQLAKQSPMDLANPLAPARQLYDVLIRPMEQDINALGLTTLLLSADAGLQAVPFAALHDGQQFLAERIGIALTPSIGLMPLDVPPAGEKSQLRTGASRFDGLAPLPLVPQELDQLALEIPGRAFLDAAFTPELLLEKAGDPAFQQVHVATHAEFLPGGPAKAQLYSGVGPMSLAEFSSLRQRRDGQPLDLFTLSACRTALGDKDSELGFAGLALQAGSRSAIGTLWYVDDVATSALFVQFYRYLDAGMPKAEALQATRKAFVSGAVRLQGDAVIGTDGRALLSGLSQAQQRRVENGVTHPYFWGGMQLLGTPW; encoded by the coding sequence ATGACGGCAAAGCCTCAATTCCGCCTGTGGGCGTTGGGCCTCGGGGCCGGCCTGGGCCTCACGGGGCTGCTCCTGGGCGCTGGTCGTGCGGCGGCGGAGGTGAAGGGAGCGGCAGGAGCGAGGAGCCTGGGCACGGTGGTGAATGGGGTCAGGGACGGCAGCTGTGAAGCCGGCCTGTGCGGCGTGAGTGGCGGAACGGGGGCAGGGCGCAATCTGTTTCATCGCTTCGGTGCGTTCGATACGCGCGGCGGCATCACGGGAGTGCGGATTGAGTCGGGTGGATATAGCAATGTCATGGTAGGGGTGATTAATTCTCTGGGCAGCTTTATTGATAAGCCGGTTTCACTGAGCAGCAAAGGAAATCTGTTCTGGCTGTCTCCTGGCGGGATCACGATCAGTGGCTCCGGCGGATTCCAGAATGTGCAGCATCTCAATCTCAGTACCGCCACGGCTCTGCGGATTGGATCTGGCCTGTTTGATGTGCTGGGAACAACGCCGGCCCAGGCGGCCCTGCTCAGTGGTGAACCGCTGCGGGGCCGCTCTGGCCTGGTGACGGACTCGGCCAGTCTGGCGGCGCTGGGGTTGAGTAGCAATGGCGATCTGAGCCTCGCTGGCGGCACGCTCACGGTGGATCAGAGCCTGCTGATGGATGCCCAGGGCGGCAATGTGATTCTGCAGGCGGCGCGTCTGCTGGTGAGTGGCGGCGAGATCGAGGTGGCCGGCCGTGATGTGAGCATCAGCTCCAGTGAGCTGAACGTGAGCAGCGCCGATGGCGTGGGCGGGCGGATTGCGGTGGAAGGAGAGGTGGTGAGTGTTCGCGATAGCCGCATCGATTCGAGCGGAGCCACCGGTGGCGGAACCGTGGTGCTGGCGGCGGTGGGAGATCTGACGCTGGAGAACACCGATGTGCTCGCCACTGGCGGCGACGGCGACGGCGGTGAAGTGGCGAGCGAGCCAGAGAGCGCTGGCGATGGTGCCGGAAACGATCCGGCCACGATTGTTGCGGCCGCAGAGGAGGAAGAGGCGTCGGCCAGTGAGGCCGGCAGCGATGGATCCGAGACCGGTGGAACAGAGACCGGTGGAACAGAGACCGGTGGATCAGAGACCGGTGGATCCGAGGCCGCGGCGGATGGTGCCAGCGAGACAGGTCTCGAGACATCTGATGCGGATAGCACGGACGCCCCGGAAGCAGGACCAGATGTCGCCAGCGAGGGATCGGCAGCCTCAGCCTCGGAACCGTCATCCGAGGCGATGCCTGAGGCCAGCAGCGATGCAGCCTGGCCATCCGGTGCTGTAATCGTGGCTGAAGCCGGATCAGGCGACTCCGGACCAGCTGATGCGGGTTCGAGTGATCCAGCACCGTCCGCCCCGGTGGGTGTGGCCGCCGCCGCCGCCTCGACACCGCCGCCAGCGGTAGCTGATGGGATCCCGGCTAAGGCGGTGCTGGCCGATGGGGGACGGATTGAGCTGAAGGGGCAGCGGGTCTTGATCAGCGGCGGCATGATCAATGCCTCCGGCAGTGGCTCTGCGGAAGGCAGCACCGATGGCGGTAGCGGCACGGTGGTGGAGAACAGCGGCACGAGCGGCAGCTGGAGCTTTGCGCCGCAGACCGGCACCACAGACCTGAACGCAGCGCTGGCGGAACCACCACCGGACGCCGTGACTGTGGTGGAAGCTCCGCTGCTGGAGGCTGCGGTGCTCGAGCCCCTGGCCAGTCAGGTCTCCGCTGAGGACATGTCCACGGTGCAAGCTCCCCTCGTGACGGAGGATGTGATCGCGTCCCTGAGCAATGACGTTTCTGCTCTGGATGTGACAGCCGTTACGGCTGAAGCGCCGGCTGCCGCCCTCCTGGCCCCATCGACCCCGTTGGTGTCACCAACAACACCATCGACGACAGCTCAGGTTCCACCGGCCAGTGGCCGGGGGGGGCAGGTCACGATTGCCGGTGGCACGGTGCTTCAAAGTGGCGCCATTCGGGCCAGCGGCAGCAGCGGCGGCAGTGTGGTGCTGACTGCCGCTGAGACGTTGATGAGCTCGGCGGAAGTGCGTGCCACCGGTTCGGCGGGCAACGGTGGTGTGATCCAGCTGGAGGCGGGCGGCAACGTGATCCAGTCGGCTGCGTCCGTCTTGCAGGCCAGCGGCACGGAACTCGGAGGCAGCATCACGGTGTCAGCGGGAAGGAACCTGTTCAGCTCCGGCACCTATGAGGCGATCGGCACGGGCGAGCAGGCCCAGGGCGGCAGCATCGAGATCAGTGGGACCACAATCCAGCTGCAGGGCGCCAGTGCCGATGCCAGCGGTGACGGTGGCGGCGGTTCGATCCAGGTGGGGGGAGGATTCCGGGGAGCGGCGCTGCCGAGCGGAGCCGCGAATGCCCGATCCACCACGGTCACCTTCTCCACAACATTGAACGCAGATGCAACCGGCCAAGGTGATGGCGGAACGGTGATTGTCTGGTCGGATGATACGACGCGTTTCTATGGCTCCGTATCGGCCAAGGGCGGACTACAGGGCGGTGATGGCGGCCTGCTGGAGGTGTCCGGCAAGGAACTGCTGACCTTTGGTGGAACGGCCGATGCGTCAGCGCCAAAGGGTAAGGCAGGCACCCTGCTGCTAGACCCCAAAAATATCATCATTGATGCCTCCGCGACCCCAAAGGAGGGAAGCTATTTGGTCACAGATCTGGTGGATCCGAATCCAGTGAAGTATGGGGGATTTGGACGTGATGTACTGGTGCTGAGCGGTGGAAACATTCTGGCTTTCGACCCTGACGATGATGCAGTCGCTGCCGATGCAGGAGCGGTCTATCTCTTTAATGGCCAAACCGGGGCCTTGCTGTCGACGCTGCATGGTTCTAATCCTGATGATCAGGTGGGAAATTATGGCGCCGTTGAGCTGAGCAATGGTAACTTTGTGGTGCTTAGTCCTGACTGGGATGCCCCATCAGATTCTGGACTGATCTCAGCGGCAGGGGCCGTGACCTGGGGGCATGGGACAACAGGCGTCAGTGGGGCGGTGAGTTCGACCAATTCCTTGGTGGGCTCGAATAGATTTGATTATGTCGGCGAGTATGGCGTGACGCCATTGAGCAATGGTAATTACGTGGTAAACAGTCCTTTCTGGGACGCTCCCTCCGATTCGGGTCTGATCTCAAATGCAGGGGCCGTGACCTGGGGGAATGGAGCAACAGGCATCAGTGGGGCGGTGAGTTCGACCAATTCCTTGGTGGGTTCGAATAGATTTGATTATGTCGGCATGTTTGGCGTGACGCCATTGAGCAATGGAAATTACGTGGTCAATAGTCCATACTGGGACGCTCCCTCCGATTCGGGTCTGATCTCAGATGCAGGGGCCGTGACCTGGGGGAATGGCAGTGTCACGGGAACGCGGACGGTGGGTGTGGTGAGCTCAGAAAATTCACTGGTGGGCTCGAATACGTTTGACTATGTAGGGATTGGTGGCGTGACAGCGTTGAGCAATGGCAACTATGTGGTGAACAGTTACTTTTGGGATGCCCCATCCGATTCTGGGCTGATCTCAGATGCGGGGGCCGTGATCTTGGGGCTGATCTCAGATGCGGGGGCCGTGACCTGGGGGAATGGGAGCGGTGGCACGGTGGGTGAGGTGAGTGCAGGGAATTCACTGGTGGGCTCGAATACGTTTGACTCTGTAGGGACTGGTGGCGTGACAGCATTGAGCAATGGCAACTATGTGGTGAGCAGTCCGAACTGGAACGCTCCCTCCCGTTCGGGTCTGATCTTCGATGCAGGGGCCGTGACCTGGGGGAATGGGGCAACAGGCATCAGTGGGGCGGTGAGTTCTACCAATTCCTTGGTGGGCTCGAATGAATTTGATTATGTCGGCGAGTTTGGCGTGACGCCATTGAGCAATGGTAATTACGTGGTAAATAGTCCATCCTGGAACGCTCCCTCCGATTCGGGTCTGATCTCAGATGCAGGGGCCGTGACCTGGGGGAATGGCAGTGTCACGGGAACGCGTACTGCGGGTGTGGTGAGCTCTGAAAATTCACTGGTGGGCTCTCTTGCTGGGGATCGAGTGGGCCTGGGTGGCGTGACAGCATTGAGCAATGGAAACTATGTGGTGGCTAGTCACGAATGGAATTCCCTCACTGCTTCTAATGTCGGGGCTGTGACATGGGGGAATGGAAGTGTCACAGGAACGCGTACAGCGGGTGTAGTGAGCTCAGGGAATTCACTGGTGGGCTCGAATACGTTTGACTATGTAGGGATTGGTGGCGTGACAGCATTGAGCAATGGCAACTATGTGGTGAACAGTTACTTTTGGGATGCCCCATCCGATTCTGGGCTGATCTCAGATGCGGGGGCCGTGACCTGGGGGAATGGGAGTGGTGGCACGGTGGGTGAGGTGAGTGCAGGGAATTCACTGGTGGGCTCGAATACGTTTGACTCTGTAGGGATTAGTGGCGTGACAGCGTTGAGCAATGGCAACTATGTGGTGAACAGTTACCTTTGGGATGCCCCATCCGATTCTGGGCTGATATCAGATGCGGGGGCCGTGACATGGGGGAATGGGAGTGGTGGCACGGTGGGCGAAGTCAACGATACAAATTCATTGGTAGGCTCTACCACTAATGATCGGATTGGCAGTTTCGGCGTTGTAGAAGTCGGAACCGGTAATTATGTGTTAATAAGCCCAAGCTGGGATGACCCATTTGGTTCTAGCGGGTTGATTACAAATGCTGGTGCTGTGACATGGGGAAGTAGCAGTGGCAGCACGGTGGGCGCGGTGACTGCCGCCAATTCACTGGTGGGCTCTTTTTCATTCGATAGTGTGGGCCAGGGTGGCGTGACAGTCTTGAGCAATGGCAACTTTGTGGTGAGCAGCCCCTTCGTAGATGCCTCATCCACCTCTGGGCTGATCGAAAACGCGGGTGCCGTGACATGGGGGGATGGCAGTGTTGGCTTGTCTGGGCCTGCAACCAGCTTGAACTCGCTCCTCGGTACGCAACCGTACCAAGGCTATGGGACAGTTTGTGGTGAAGGCTGTGAATCACAGATTATTGGGCTTGATGGTGATCGATTTGTTGTTGGCTCACCATCCACAGATTCCGCCACTGCGTTCGGTGTTGGCCTGCTGCAGGTGGCGGAAGGCAACATCCCTTCTGACATGCTCGGCTCTGATCAGATTCTGACCCCAGCGCAGATTGAAGCGATCGCAAACAGCGGAACGGATGTGATCCTGCAAGCAAATAATGACATCACGCTGACTCCAGCATCCGACATCAACATCGACAATCCTGAAGGGATTGGTGGCTCCCTCTCTCTGCAGGCCGGGCGATCCATCGTTCTGAACTCCAGTATTACTACAGACGGCTCAGATGTAAGCTTACTCGCCAACGATCCATTGGCAAATTTTGAATTTCGAGATCCTGGAGAAGCAGAAGTTTGGATGGGCGAAGGCACAACGATCAACGCAGGCACTGGCAATATCGACATCAAACTTTCCCCCTCTAGATATGGAGAAGGTGAATCAGTAGATGCAGATGCGGGCAATGTCACGCTCCAAGCCTTATCCGGCTCAACTGTGCGGATTGACGCTCAAACCGATGCCGGCAACATAATCAGTCTCAACGAACAGATCAGCGCAAGTTTCACCAAGGATGATTATAGTGTCTTTGATTCTATTGTCTTGAACATTGGGGAAGGATCGTTGCTGAATAATGGTGGCGATTATGTTCTGAGCGTTGATGCGGAGTTCGGAGCTCGCTGGCTTGTCTATGCAGCCGAGCCCTCCGAAGAGGTGAATGCTCTTCCACGTGGCTTCAAGCAATACGGCAAGGTCGAAGGCGATAGGACACCGATTGCAGCGGCATCAGGAAATGGAGTGATTTATGGAAATTCACCAATTATCGAAATCAGCCTTGAAGGCTCAGTTTCGAAAACGTATGACGGCACACCTGACTCCACGCTGGAAGGAAGCTCTTATGTTGTGACAGGCATTCTAGATGGTGACAACGTCGACTTCTCGCTCCCTGGTTCGGGTCTGTTCGTGGACTTAGAGGGGCAGGGGGTTAAGAATGTAGGTACAGGGATAAATGTACAAGTCTCTGGACTGGCCATCGTCGACGAAGAGATAAACAAGGTTTTTGGGTATCAGCTCGCGAGTGAAACCATCACTGGTGCCATAGGTGAAATCACGCCAAAGGCTCTCACGGTGACGCTGAGTGCGCAGAGCAAGGAGTATGACGGCACCACAACAGCAGAGCTGGCCAGCGAGGATTACCAGCTGACCGGTTTTGTAGACGGGGAGGGAGGAGACCTGCAGTCCCTGCCGACAGAGGGTCAGTTCAATAGCAAGGATGTGTTGGCGGCAACCCGTGTGTCGGCGGAGTTGACAGCAGAGAACTATCAGGCGTCAGAGGGAACAAGTCTTGATAATTACAGCGTCGATACGAGTGCCGAGGGAGACGGAAGCATCACGCCAAAGGCTCTCACGGTGACGCTGAGTGCGCAGAGCAAGGAGTATGACGGCACCACAACAGCAGAGCTGGCCAGCGAGGATTACCAGCTGACCGGTTTTGTAGACGGGGAGGGAGGAGACCTGCAGTTCCTGCCGACAGAGGGTCAGTTCAATAGCAAGGATGTGTTGGCGGCAAGCCGTGTGTCGGCGGAGTTGACAGCAGAGAACTATCAGGCGTCAGAGGGAACAAGTCTTGATAATTACAGCGTCGATACGAGTGCCGATGGAGACGGAAGCATCACGCCAAAGGCTCTCACGGTGACGCTGAGTGCGCAGAGCAAGGAGTATGACGGCACCACAACAGCAGAGCTGGCCAGCGAGGATTACCAGCTGACCGGTTTTGTAGACGGGGAGGGAGGAGACCTGCAGTCCCTGCCGACAGAGGGTCAGTTCAATAGCAAGGATGTGTTGGCGGCAACCCGTGTGTCGGCGGAGTTGACAGCAGAGAACTATCAGGCGTCAGAGGGAACAAGTCTTGATAATTACAGCGTCGATACGAGTGCCGAGGGAGACGGAAGCATCACGCCAAAGGCTCTTACGGTGACGCTGAGTGCGCAGAGCAAGGAGTATGACGGCACCACAACAGCAGAGCTGGCCAGCGAGGATTACCAGCTGACCGGTTTTGTAGACGGGGAGGGAGGAAACCTGCAGTCCCTGCCGACAGAGGGTCAGTTCGATAGCAAGGATGTGTTGGCGGCAAGCCGTGTGTCGGCGGAGTTGACAGCAGAGAACTATCAGGCGTCAGAGGGAACAAGTCTTGATAATTACAGCGTCGATACCAGTGCCGAGGGAGACGGAAGCATCACGCCAAAGGCTCTCACGGTGACGCTGAGTGCGCAGAGCAAGGAGTATGACGGCACCACAACAGCAGAGCTGGCCAGCGAGGATTACCAGCTGACCGGTTTTGTAGACGGGGAGGGAGGAAACCTGCAGTCCCTGCCGACAGAGGGTCAGTTCGATAGCAAGGATGTGTTGGCGGCAACCCGTGTGTCGGCGGAGTTGACAGCAGAGAACTATCAGGCGTCAGAGGGAACAAGTCTTGATAATTACAGCGTCGATACGAGTGCCGAGGGAGACGGAAGCATCACGCCAAAGGCTCTCACGGTGACGCTGAGTGCGCAGAGCAAGGAGTATGACGGCACCACAACAGCAGAGCTGGCCAGCGAGGATTACCAGCTGACCGGTTTTGTAGACGGGGAGGGAGGAGACCTGCAGTCCCTGCCGACAGAGGGTCAGTTCGATAGCAAGGATGTGTTGGCGGCAAGCCGTGTGTCGGCGGAGTTGACAGCAGAGAACTATCAGGCGTCAGAGGGAACAAGTCTTGATAATTACAGCGTCGATACGAGTGCCGATGGAGACGGAAGCATCACAACTCGCCCACTATCGACTTGGCTTGGCAGCGGAGGTGGCCTTTGGAGTGAATCTACTAATTGGGATGCTCTTCCTACCTTAGGCAACGTAGATTCAGTGCTTATTGGAGAAGGCAGCGGATCGATTGTTTTTGATTCCAGCGCTGGCTTCGTGTCGTTGCAGTCTCTGGATATTGGAGGCGTACTCAGAGTGGAGGGTGGATCACTTGCCGTTTCCGGAGCCACAGAGATATCAGAAAGTGGCTCCTTTAACTTCCTGGGAGGAGCCTTCTCTACCGCTGAATTGCTGAATTCTGGCAGCGTGCGCCTGGCAGCGGCTACCCCTGGAGCAATCAGCTTAATTACAAATACCGGGGGAGACATTGTTGCTGATTCTGGTCTTCAGGTTGCAACCTTGAATCTTCCCGGGGGATCAGTGAGTGGCTCTGGCTCCCTAAACGTGACAGATAGCTACTCACAATCAGGAGGTCTGATCAGCGGCTTTGACACTGTTGCCATTAACCAGACCAGTGGCGAACTAAGCCTGTCCCAGGGTCAGATTCTGTCCCCAGGAGGGTCAATTGCTTTAAATAGCAATTCAGGCTCTTTGCTTTTGGAGAACACTTTACTGGATACCAGTGGCGCCGCCGATGGAGGCCTGACAAGCCTGGATGGCAGGACAATTGATATACTAAACAGCGACATAAATACTTCTGGAGAAAATAACGGAGGAGCGATTGACATTGGCTTACGCTCACTGCCAAGTAATGTGGTAGTTATTGGTTCCAACTTAATCGCTGATCCCCCCGCGATTGGCGGCTCCTTGCGGATCAATGGATCCAGTATCGACATCAGAGGTGGCAGCCGCGGAACCATCCTCAACGTCGTTGGGCTTTCAGGTGGCCTGGTGCAAATCGGATCCTTGGACACGAACGCTCTCAATATTGATGGCGGCGTCACAATTCAGCTTGGTCCAACGGCTTCCAGCGCCTTCCTGACAGGCCCGCGACCTCCTGCCACCTTGTTCAACGACGCCACCATCCAGATCATCGGTGGCACACCGACTCCGACTCCGACTCCGGGGCCTGGACCTACGCCAACCCCCATCCCAGCCCCGGGTCCTACGCCGACCCCACTCCCCACGCCAACGCCACTTCCTGGGCCTGGACCTACGCCAACGCCCATCCCAGCCCCGGGTCCTACGCCGACTCCGCTCCCCACGCCAACACCTGCGTCGAGCCAATCGCCCAACCCCAGTCCAGTGCCGGTCTCGTCGTCACTGCTGGACCAGGTCTTGAGCGTTCAGTCCCTGATTGAGCAGCCGCCCATCACCGATGAGGAGGTGATTCCCTCTCTGGAGGCATCAGCACCGTTGCCGCTGGGGGGAGGGGGTGATGTGACTGTGGAGCAACCGATTCGAATCACCCTGGAGACGAGTTCCTTCCTTTTCACTGACGAACTTGCGGAGATGCCGGGTGTGCTCAGCGATGCCTTGCTGGCAGAGTCGATCCTCGACCTCCGTCCTGACGATGGTCCGGCAAGCGGAGAGCCTGTCACTCAGGAATTGCTCGCGGCACTCCCCTTCGACACCGTGTTTCAGGTGGATCTGGAGGCAGATCTCACGTCAATCGATCTAGAGGGCGATGACTGGCTGGCCCGGGCGGATCTGGAAACGGATGCGTTCAGCCGTTCGTTACTGGAGGCGCAGGCTCTCCGCTCCGCGGATGTAGTGACCTCCACTCTCGATCTGCTCAATGGACTGGGATCTCCCCTGCAACTGGCGGTCTTGCCGATGACGAGTGCCGAGGCAATTCAGGCTTTCCAGATGGGGGAACAGCGCTCCTCCGATGACACTGCCGAGAAGCTCGCCCTAACGGGAGGGCGCCGTGTCACGCCCCTCACAACTGAGGAAGTGCAAAGTGTGCTTCAACGGGTTCAGCGCGCCTCCAATTACGCGCCTTACAAGTTGGGAGCGCTGCGGATGAGTTTCAGCAGCGACGCCGCAGCTGGAAGTCTCAACGGAGAAGGCTTTCTCGACATCACGCTCGTCCCGGCGGAGGGCGAAGTGGTGGGCCGCCGCGTCATGGTGGATACAGGGCAGTTTGGCGAGCGACTGCGGCAGTGGTACGGACAACTGGCCAAACAGAGTCCGATGGACCTAGCCAATCCCTTGGCGCCCGCGCGCCAGCTCTACGACGTTTTGATCCGACCAATGGAACAGGACATCAACGCTCTGGGGCTCACGACGCTTCTGTTATCGGCGGATGCCGGCTTGCAGGCGGTTCCATTTGCGGCCCTGCACGATGGCCAGCAATTTCTGGCGGAACGGATCGGCATTGCGCTGACGCCCTCGATCGGTTTGATGCCACTGGATGTACCGCCGGCGGGGGAGAAGAGTCAACTGCGCACCGGCGCGTCCCGTTTCGACGGGCTGGCACCGCTGCCGCTGGTGCCTCAGGAGCTGGATCAGCTTGCACTCGAGATCCCGGGACGCGCTTTCCTGGATGCAGCTTTCACGCCTGAGCTGTTGCTAGAGAAGGCGGGTGATCCGGCCTTCCAGCAGGTTCATGTGGCGACCCACGCCGAGTTCCTGCCTGGCGGGCCCGCCAAGGCACAGCTTTACTCTGGTGTTGGGCCGATGAGCCTGGCGGAATTCTCCAGCCTGCGCCAGCGGCGCGATGGACAGCCGCTCGACCTGTTCACCCTCAGTGCCTGCCGCACCGCCCTGGGAGACAAGGACAGTGAACTCGGCTTTGCCGGACTGGCCTTGCAGGCGGGCTCCCGCAGTGCGATCGGCACCCTCTGGTACGTGGACGATGTGGCCACATCAGCCCTCTTCGTGCAGTTTTATCGCTACCTCGATGCGGGGATGCCGAAGGCGGAGGCCCTGCAGGCGACCCGCAAGGCGTTCGTCAGCGGCGCGGTGCGTCTTCAGGGGGATGCGGTGATCGGCACTGACGGACGGGCTCTGCTCAGCGGGCTGAGCCAAGCGCAACAGCGACGCGTGGAGAATGGCGTGACGCATCCCTACTTCTGGGGTGGAATGCAGTTGCTCGGCACCCCTTGGTGA